In the Microcebus murinus isolate Inina chromosome 14, M.murinus_Inina_mat1.0, whole genome shotgun sequence genome, one interval contains:
- the POFUT4 gene encoding GDP-fucose protein O-fucosyltransferase 4 yields the protein MAAGPTGVVLAALGVLSVCAACSSGPVAEGEAGGEAEWAEPWDGAVFRPPSALGSVGVVRDPGTPRPGREEAGDLPVLLWWSPGLFPHFPGDSELIECARGACVASRDRRLQRDSRTRALLFYGTDFRASDAPLPRLAHQSWALLHEESPLNNFLLSHGPGIRLFNLTSTFSRHSDYPLSLQWLPGTGYLRRPAPPLQERAEWRRRGYAPLLYLQSHCDVPADRDRYVRELMRYIPVDSYGKCLQNRELPTARLQDTATATTEDPELLAFLSRYKFHLALENAICNDYMTEKLWRPMHLGAVPVYRGSPSVRDWMPNNHSIILIDDFESPQKLAEFIDFLDKNDEEYMKYLAYKQPGGITNQFLLDSLKHREWGVNDPLLPNYLNGFECFICDHELARLDAEKAHAASPGDIPVPKPHIAQPSHMDCPMPTPGFGSVEEIPENDSWKDMWLQDYWQGLDQGEALTAMIHNNETQERKFWDYLHKIFMKRNQNL from the exons ATGGCGGCCGGCCCCACGGGGGTTGTGCTGGCCGCCCTGGGGGTGCTCAGTGTGTGTGCTGCCTGCAGCTCTGGGCCTGTGGCAGAGGGAGAGGCCGGCGGGGAGGCGGAGTGGGCGGAACCGTGGGACGGCGCGGTTTTCCGGCCTCCCTCGGCGCTGGGCTCGGTGGGGGTGGTGCGCGATCCCGGGACCCCGCggccggggagggaggaggcgggagaCTTGCCGGTGCTGCTGTGGTGGAGTCCAGGGCTGTTTCCCCACTTCCCGGGAGACTCGGAGCTCATCGAGTGTGCGCGTGGCGCGTGCGTGGCGTCCCGGGACAGGCGGCTGCAGAGAGACTCGCGGACGCGCGCGCTGCTCTTCTATGGCACCGACTTCCGCGCGTCCGACGCGCCGCTGCCGCGCCTGGCGCACCAGAGCTGGGCGCTCCTGCACGAGGAGTCGCCCCTCAACAACTTCTTGCTGAGCCACGGTCCGGGCATCCGCCTCTTCAATCTCACCTCCACCTTCAGCCGCCACTCGGACTACCCGCTGTCGTTGCAGTGGCTGCCCGGGACTGGCTATCTGCGCCGCCCGGCGCCTCCGCTGCAGGAGCGCGCGGAGTGGCGCCGCCGGGGCTACGCGCCGCTGCTGTACCTGCAGTCCCACTGCGACGTGCCTGCGGACCGGGACCGCTATGTGCGGGAGCTCATGCGCTACATCCCG GTGGACTCATACGGGAAATGCCTACAGAATCGGGAGCTGCCCACCGCGCGATTACAGGACACGGCCACGGCCACCACCGAGGATCCAGAGCTCTTGGCCTTCTTGTCCCGCTATAAGTTCCACTTAGCCCTCGAAAATGCCATCTGTAACGACTACATGACAGAAAAACTGTGGCGCCCCATGCATCTGGGTGCAGTGCCCGTGTATCGAGGCTCTCCTTCTGTGAGGGACTGGATGCCGAACAATCACTCCATCATCCTTATTGATGACTTTGAGTCTCCTCAGAAGCTGGCAGAATTTATTGACTTTCTAGACAAGAATGATGAGGAATATATGAAATACCTGGCATACAAGCAACCGGGGGGCATCACCAACCAGTTCCTTCTGGATAGTCTGAAGCACCGGGAGTGGGGAGTGAATGATCCTTTACTGCCTAACTATCTCAACGGCTTTGAGTGCTTCATCTGTGACCATGAGCTGGCTCGTCTAGATGCCGAGAAAGCCCACGCAGCCTCTCCTGGGGACATCCCTGTCCCTAAGCCTCACATCGCCCAGCCCTCACACATGGACTGTCCAATGCCCACACCTGGGTTTGGCAGTGTGGAAGAGATTCCTGAGAATGACAG